From Deinococcus yavapaiensis KR-236, a single genomic window includes:
- a CDS encoding AAA family ATPase: MTDRRPTRHRHPERRAFGLGGAAVRRRIQDRGGIRFSTGRYLPMAPLYLVIGPPAVGKSTTSRALAARFDKSIHVPVDDLRHMVVSGLALPAAEWSDALTEQVALARDSAIAMAVRYNDAGFTVVLDDFVDFHKDEEYRALVDRPEFHRILLWPEKNEAHHRNLRRAGASSVRHYIDEGISLVYENVTQYLGELGQEGWIIIDNTDLSVELTVARIMEATLT; the protein is encoded by the coding sequence GTGACCGACCGTCGACCCACAAGACATCGCCACCCGGAACGCCGTGCGTTCGGTCTTGGCGGTGCGGCAGTACGACGTCGAATCCAGGATCGTGGTGGTATTCGTTTCTCCACAGGGCGATACTTACCCATGGCGCCTCTCTACCTCGTCATCGGACCTCCAGCCGTTGGGAAAAGCACCACGAGTCGAGCCTTGGCAGCCCGATTCGACAAGAGTATCCACGTTCCAGTCGACGACTTGCGTCACATGGTGGTGTCCGGCCTGGCGCTTCCCGCCGCCGAATGGTCCGACGCCCTGACGGAACAGGTCGCCTTGGCTCGAGACAGCGCCATCGCCATGGCCGTTCGGTACAACGACGCCGGCTTCACCGTCGTGCTCGACGACTTCGTCGATTTCCACAAGGACGAGGAATACCGAGCTCTGGTCGATCGTCCTGAATTTCACCGAATCTTGCTGTGGCCGGAGAAGAACGAGGCGCACCACCGGAACCTTCGACGAGCGGGCGCCAGTTCGGTGCGGCACTACATCGATGAAGGAATTTCCTTGGTCTACGAGAACGTCACGCAGTATCTCGGGGAACTCGGGCAGGAGGGTTGGATAATCATCGATAACACCGACCTTTCCGTCGAACTGACGGTCGCTCGAATCATGGAGGCCACGCTTACGTGA